The Mangifera indica cultivar Alphonso chromosome 19, CATAS_Mindica_2.1, whole genome shotgun sequence nucleotide sequence tgacttttaAAAGAATGTGATCAcattttaaactctttttcaAACCCCACAAGAAACTTAGATGTTTCCGTACACTGATGACAACTTGTTTGAGAAGGGGAGCGACGTCATGAAGAGGAGACTGaagacttttcttttcttccttgagACACCAAACGGCCGAATGGGAATGGAATAAATGAGCGAATGACTTTTGGGCTCTTTAATATGCTTTTAAAAAGCATTTCAAGGTGTGATATGATATGCCAAACAAAAGACGATGTTAAATGTGTTAGCAGCTTTTTAAGTGGAAGTACAATAGATTCCTTGTTTCTTCATTGCATTTGCATGGTGTTTTCTTCCTACTGAAGTAAGCTAGTTGCCTCTCATTAGTAAAGCCACTTCATTTGACTGTGTAATTCTCAGAAGAAGGATCAGTGGATATGATGATGGAAGGTGAAGGTAGTAGTAGCAGCAAGAAGAGAGGAGTTCAAAATCATGACGATGGCTTCATTAATACTCTGTTTTCTTGGTCTCTTGATGACATTCGTAACAAAAATCTTTTCAGTCATAAGGTTTGCTTTCTTtactcttcttcattttcagtaactaataaattttaataaagaaactcatattttatatttatatcccTAGGATATACCAgttaataattttcccttttaatcATCTGTAATGTTCGATGTTATGTTTGTTTGGCTTTTTAATTGTTACGTTCGGCGTTTCCCTTTTAATCATCTGTAATGTTCAGTTGTCTATGAAAATGGAGCAATGTTTTTAACTGCGGCATTGGCGTTTCCCGCTCATTCTTGTGTAAATGTTGGGGATGCTCCTCTCTTATTAGTGCAGTGCGGCtttacaaaaagaaatatttgtagtttgtttcctttttttttatttttatttttttggcaaCGGTTGATCTCATTCAGCAACAAGCTTTAGATGAGATTTCTCTTTACTTTCTAGTGCTTTCATCTTATGTTCAAGTTCATGCTGGCTGAAAATGgcttaattgatattttattactgaattGAGTAATTGTTTTATTCCTTTCAGGTGGAAAAAATTCCGGAATCATTTGAATCTGTCACTCAGTATTTGGGGTCATTTGTTTATCCTTTGTTGGAAGAAACACGAGCAGAACTGTTTTCACCTATGGAGATCATTTCAAGAGCACCTTATGCTAAGGTGGATGTTTTTAGGCCTCTTGGATCTGAGTTATTTGATGTTAAGATTGATTACTGGAGGAACAGGTTCAGTAACAATGGTAAAGAGCCTTATAAAACTTTGCCGggggatattttaattttagcagATGCGAAACCTGAAACTATTTCCGACTTGGAGAGGGTTGGTAGAATGTGGTCTTTTCTATCAGTCATGACAATCGCTGAGGATGATAATGATAGCACTTCTACTTACTTTAAAGTGAAGGCTTCAAAAAGCATCCAGCAGTTTGAAAGGGAGAAATCACTGTTTGTGATTTTCTTGGCAAATATTACTACTAACAGAAGAATATGGAAATCCTTGAACATGTCCCGAAATTTGAAGATTATCAAAAAAGTTTTACGCGGGAATTCCGTGGTAAGTTTTCTGAAGATGATTTACTTATACTATACTTATTCTTGCTGACATACATTGTGTAGTTTTTGATTGAGACTTGCATGTTGCATGACAGTCGGAGGAAAGTTGCCAAGTCTGTTCTGAACTGAATGGAGGGATCTTATATGAGAAATTTGGTAGTGGCTTATCATCAACATTGAATGCTTCGCAATTGAATGCAGTTCTTGCCTGTCTTGATGGAGTGCGTTGTGATCACAAGTCCTCTGTGCAACTTATATGGGGTCCCCCTGGAACAGGGAAAACTAAAGCTGTTAGTATGCTTCTCTTTACTCTGTTGAAAACAAAATGCAGAACCCTTACTTGTGCCCCGACGAATGTTGCAATTACAGAAGTTGCTTCTCGTGTTCTGAAGCTGCTGAAAGAATCGATTAAAACTGATGACTATGGAAGTGAGACTCTGATGCTTCCTCTTGGAGATATTCTCTTGTTTGGGAGTAAGGAGAGACTCAAAGTTGGTcaagaaatagaagaaatatATTTGGATTATCGCGTTAAAAAGCTTTCAGAGTGTTTTGGTACGCTGACTGGCTGGAGGCATTGCTTCTCATCCATGATGGATTTACTTGAAGATTGTGTTTCTCAGTATCACATTTTCTTGGAGAATAAATTGGTAAAGAAGAGAGAAAGTACTGACAAAAATGAAGTCAAAGAGAATTACAGGAATATGGAAATGGAAGGTGACAATGAGGAGTTTAAATCATTTCTTGAATTTGTGAGAGATAGATTTAAACATACTGCTACTCCTCTTAGGAATTGTATATTTATCTTCTGCACTCACATACCAAAACGTTTCATTTTGGaaagtaattttcaaaatatgataGATCTTAtcagtttacttgattctttcgaAACTTTGTTGTTTCAAAAAAATGTAGTTTCTGACGAGCTGCAAGAGCTCTTTTCACATTCAGTAGCTGAAGAGTTTTTTTCATCACCTGGGCATAGAAATTACTTGTTGCAGAAAAGGAGAGGTGAATGCCatacagttttaaaaaatcttcaGGATTCCTTTAATAAACTTAAGTTTCCAAGTGGTATGAACATAGATTCATTAAAAGCTTTCTGCTTTAAAACAGCTTCTGTAATATTTTGCACTGCTTCTAGTTCATTTAAGCTGCATTCAGTGGCCATGGAACCACTGAACGTTCTGGTCATTGATGAAGCGGCACAACTAAAAGAAAGTGAGTCGACAATACCCCTGCAACTGTTGGGCTTAAATCATACTATTCTCATTGGGGATGAGTGCCAATTGCCAGCAATGGTTAAAAGCAAGGTATGGTTTATGTTATTTCAACAGTTCTGGTGACTTTTTTGTATTTGGCCTTTGCTTTACTTTTTAAGTTCCTTTGTTCGGCTTTTTTTTTATCAGGTTACTGACGAAGCTTCCTTCGGGAGAAGCTTATTTGAGAGGCTGAGCTCATTGGGTCGCTCTAAACACCTGCTCAATACACAGTATCGGATGCACCCCTCAATTAGCTGCTTCccaaattcttatttttataacaacCGGATTTGGGATTCTCCTAATGTtaaaagaagaatcaacaaaaatgtctttttgcCAAGATCTCCAATATTCCGTCCATATTCTTTCATCAATATTCTTGAAGGGAGAGAAGAGTCCATTGGCCGTAGCTGGAGAAATATGGTTGAGGTAGCTGTTGTGATGAAAATATTGCAGAACCTGTACAAAGGTATGTGTTGTTGGAGTCTCATGTTTATATTAGCATATCATTCATTTAAATTCTGATATTCCACTTTGAGAAACAAAACATTAGCTCTATATTGTCAGCATTTTGATTGATGACTGTATGTCCCAGAGGCTTAACCTACCTTTCTATAGCAGGCAATTAATGAAACTAGCTTTTTTGAgaataatttatacatttacatggccttttatttcaattatgcaAATGGAAATCTAAAAGTGCGGATTTCTTGTTAATATCTAATGCTATATACTGTCAAATTTTTATTGGCTAACATCTCATGCATGTACTAATTTGTATTATGCATCACTTGTTAAACATGATTGAAGAGAAagagttaaattaaataatgaaatcattatataaatggCATGAATTGTTTCAACTTGAACAAATTCCAAACATACTTCTATTGAATCTCCTTATTATATCCATGGTAATTCATAATATGCAGATTGGAATGACTCAAAACAGAAGCTGAGCATTGGCATAGTCTCACCTTACAGTGCTCAAGTACaagcaattgaaaaaaaacttgGAGGCAAGTATGATGACTCTGATGACTTTACTGTAAAAGTGAAGTCGATTGATGGGTTTCAAGGTGGTGAGGAGgacattattataatttccaCTGTGAGAAGCAACGAAAGGGGATCCATTGGATTCTTGTCCAAGCCACAGAGAATCAATGTTGCACTTACAAGGGCCAGGTATACATGTAAATATTGTACATTGTGTTTTGTTCATTTTAGTAACTATAGTGAATAACTACGGTCCCTTTGATACCCTCTAGGCACTGTTTATGGATTTTAGGGAATGAAAGGACCTTAACTCATGGTGAATCTGTTTGGAAAATCTTAATCAATGATGCTAAGGACCGCTGTTGTTTCTTTAATGCTGATGAAGATAAGGATTTGGCCAAAGCTATATTAGAGCCCAAAAAAGAGCTTAATGAATTGAATGAATTGCTGAATGCTGACAGTGTACTTTTCAACAATCAAAAGTGGAAGGTATATTGTTTCCTTAGCTATACTTGCTTTGCCAATCAATTTTTCCTACCATGGTTAGTGCTTATATTTGTCAGTGACGCTGATTTCACTTGGATGTTCACTTGAATAACCTATTCTTGCAGCAGAACAGGAGTACTAAAGGCAAGGCAACGGAGGCAGGTTCAGAAGAGAAATTGGATAAGGACAGTAAGGAGGCATTGCAAGTTCATCTAGCCTCTGGTTCCCAGTGGCCAAAAAATTCTGAGAAGATTGAAAACAAGgggaagggaaagaaaaagccTAAGAGAAAGAACAAGCGAAATGGTAAGCAGAAAAACTAGCAACCAAAGCTAAGATTTTGCATTTCTGAACTTGATTGCCTTATGGTACAAATGGCCAAGTTTGTCAGTCTTTCTGGTTATATAAgaacaaattgttattttatattttaaatagttattgaTATTGAATGGTCAGTTTTGTTTCACAGAATTCTGGCGACAGAAAGATGCAGATGATGAAAAGAGCATTTTGTTGAATGCCCCAGCAGTTGAggtaatttcatttcttttttcacatCTGTTGAATGCAGTATGAATGAAGTAATAAgattagatttagattttttttttttttggtgattttacAGTTGGATGTTCACTTGAATAACCTATTCTTGCAGCAGAATAGGAGTACTAAAGGCAAGGCAACAGAGGCGGGTTCAGAAGAGAAATTGGATAAGGACAGGAAGGAGGCATTGCAAGTTCATCTAGCCCCTGGTTCCCAGTGGCCAGAAAATTCTGAGAAGATTGAAAACAAGGGGAAAGGAATGAAAAAGCCTAAGAGAAAGAACAAGCGAAATGGTAAGCAGAAAAACTAGCAACCAAAGCTAAGATTTTGCATTTCTGAACTTGATTACCTTATGGTACAAATAGCCAAGTTTGTCAGTCTTTCTGGTTATATAAgaacaaattgttattttatattttaaatatttattgatattgaaTGGTCAGTTATGTTTCACAGAATTCTGGCAACAGAAAGATGCAGATGATGAAAAGAGCATTTTGTTGAATGCCCCAGCAGTTGAGgtaatttcatttctcttttcacATCTGTTGAATGCAGTATGAATGAAGTAATAACattagatttagatttttttttttttttggtgattttacCGTTGGATGTTCACTTGAATAACCTAATCTTGCAGCAGAATAGGAGTACTAAAGGCAAGGCAACAGAGGCGGGATCAGAAGATAAATTGGATAAGGACAGTAAGGAGGCATTGCAAGTTCATCTAGCCTCTGGTTCTCAGTGGCCAGAAAATTCTCAGAAGATTGAAAACAAGgggaagggaaagaaaaagccTAAGAGAAAGAACAAGCGAAATGGTAAGCAGAAAAACTAGCAACCAAAGCTAAGATTTTGCATTTCTGAACTTGATTACCTTATGGTACAAATGGCAAAGTTTGTCAGTCTTTCTGGTTATATAAgaacaaattgttattttatattttaaatatttattgatattaaatggTCAGTTTTGTTTCACAGAATTCTGGCAACAGAAAGATGCAGATGATGAAAAGAGCATTTTGTTGAATGCCCCAGCAGTTGAggtaatttcatttcttttttcgcATCTATTAAATACAGTTTGAAGTAATAAGATtagattaagattttttttttttttgtgattttacgGTTGGATGTTCACTTGAATAGCCTAATCTTGCAGCAGAATAGGAGTACTAAAGGCAAGGCAACAAAGGCGGGATCAGAAGAGAAATTGGATAAGGACAGTAAGGAGGCATTGCAAGTTCATCTAGCCTCTGGTTCCCAGCGGCCAGAAAATTCTGAGAAGATTGAAAACAAGGGGAAAGGAATGAAAAAGCCTAAGAGAAAGAACAAGCGAAATGGTAAGCAGAAAAACTAGCAACCAAAGCTAAGATTTTGCATTTCTGAACTTGATTACCTTATGGTACAAATAGCCAAGTTTGTCAGTCTTTCTGGTTATATAAgaacaaattgttattttatattttaaatatttattgatattgaaTGGTCAGTTATGTTTCACAGAATTCTGGCAACAGAAAGATGCAGATGATGAAAAGAGCATTTTGTTGAATGCCCCAGCAGTTGAGgtaatttcatttctcttttcacATCTGTTGAATGCAGTATGAATGAAGTAATAACattagatttagattttttttttttttggtgattttacCGTTGGATGTTCACTTGAATAACCTAATCTTGCAGCAGAATAGGAGTACTAAAGGCAAGGCAACAGAGGCGGGATCAGAAGATAAATTGGATAAGGACAGTAAGGAGGCATTGCAAGTTCATCTAGCCTCTGGTTCCCAGTGGCCAGAAAATTCTCAGAAGATTGAAAACAAGgggaagggaaagaaaaagccTAAGAGAAAGAACAAGCGAAATGGTAAGCAGAAAAACTAGCAACCAAAGCTAAGATTTTGCATTTCTGAACTTGATTACCTTATGGTACAAATGGCAAAGTTTGTCAGTCTTTCTGGTTATATAAgaacaaattgttattttatattttaaatatttattgatattaaatggTCAGTTTTGTTTTACAGAATTCTGGCAACAGAAAGATGCAGATGATGAAAAGAGCATTTTGTTGAATGCCCCAGCAGTTGAggtaatttcatttcttttttcgcATCTATTAAATACAGTTTGAAGTAATAAGATtagattaagattttttttttttttgtgattttacgGTTGGATGTTCACTTGAATAGCCTAATCTTGCAGCAGAATAGGAGTACTAAAGGCAAGGCAACAAAGGCGGGATCAGAAGAGAAATTGGATAAGGACAGTAAGGAGGCATTGCAAGTTCATCTAGCCTCTGGTTCCCAGCGGCCAGAAAATTCTGAGAAGATTGAAAACAAGGGGAAAGGAATGAAAAAGCCTAAGAGAAAGAACAAGCGAAATGGTAAGCAGAAAAACTAGCAACCAAAGCTAAGATTTTGCATTTCTGAACTTGATTACCTTATGGTACAAATAGCCAAGTTTGTCAGTCTTTCTGGTTATATAAgaacaaattgttattttatattttaaatatttattgatattgaaTGGTCAGTTATGTTTCACAGAATTCTGGCAACAGAAAGATGCAGATGATGAAAAGAGCATTTTGTTGAATGCCCCAGCAGTTGAGgtaatttcatttctcttttcacATCTGTTGAATGCAGTATGAATGAAGTAATAACATtagatttggatttttttttttttttggtgattttacCGTTGGATGTTCACTTGAATAACCTAATCTTGCAGCAGAATAGGAGTACTAAAGGCAAGGCAACAGAGGCGGGATCAGAAGATAAATTGGATAAGGACAGTAAGGAGGCATTGCAAGTTCATCTAGCCTCTGGTTCCCAGTGGCCAGAAAATTCTCAGAAGATTGAAAACAAGgggaagggaaagaaaaagccTAAGAGAAAGAACAAGCGAAATGGTAAGCAGAAAAACTAGCAACCAAAGCTAAGATTTTGCATTTCTGAACTTGATTACCTTATGGTACAAATGGCAAAGTTTGTCAGTCTTTCTGGTTATATAAgaacaaattgttattttatattttaaatatttattgatattaaatggTCAGTTTTGTTTCACAGAATTCTGGCAACAGAAAGATGCAGATGATGAAAAGAGCATTTTGTTGAATGCCCCAGCAGTTGAggtaatttcatttcttttttcgcATCTATTAAATACAGTTTGAAGTAATAAGATtagattaagattttttttttttttgtgattttacgGTTGGATGTTCACTTGAATAGCCTAATCTTGCAGCAGAATAGGAGTACTAAAGGCAAGGCAACAAAGGCGGGATCAGAAGAGAAATTGGATAAGGACAGTAAGGAGGTATTGCAAGTTCATCTAGCCTCTGGTTCCCAGCGGCCAGAAAATTCTGAGAAGATTGAAAACAAGgggaagggaaagaaaaggcCTAAGAGAAAGAACAAGCGAAATGGTAAGCAGAAAAACTAGCAACCAAAGCTAAGATTTCGCATTTCTGAACTTGATTACCTTATGGTACAAATGGCCAAAAATCCTTTGCGGTTTGATTCTAAAAAGTACTGTTTTTGTACTGGAGGTTGCTACAACGATTATTCAATCATGGACTAAACACTTCATGGTTGAATGGTTGTATTATCAACGTCCCTTACAGggaacaaattttcaaattgtttatttGAATGCAGAATgtggataatttaattttattaatttggtatataaatgaataatgccataatatatatatatatatatatatatattcacaataTGAATGTTGGTATACATAGTAATGCAGaagatatatgtgattgtgtagcCGCTCTCGCATTAGATCCTAAAGCCTTGTCTACAACAAACGTGAAATTGCTGGCTAAGATAGCGCTAAACTTGGCTGTATCTAATTCCACAAGCAGCCTAAAATACATTGATGCAATGGCGAAGAAGGAAAAATCTTCACCGAAACTGAAATCGGCACACGAGTTCTGCATTTCACAGTATCAGTACACCGTGAATTCATTCAAAAGTGCTTTGAGCGACTTGGATGTAGATCCTATGACTGCAAATTATGATGCAAAAGTTGCTTCTGATGGTGCATCTTACTGTGCAGACAAACTGAAATCTGAGGGATTTCAATCTAAAGACGGTTACCAATAAGATGCGCTGAATtaattggtataaataatattctatgGCATGGTTACATTACATACGGgaaagttttcttctttttttgggAATAATTACTGATGTTATCTATTTGaatcaaatgatttaattttattaatatggtGGCATCTGAGGGTATTTATGTCTATTTTCAATAGTTATATAGATTAGACAAGGTGAAAgattaatcaattatttttatccagATCAATTCCCTCGATAAATTATTCTTCAATTTCCCAATTAACACCCATCTCTATAGTATATGGTTGGTGTTTATTTTGGATGAGATTGTATGATGCAAAAGATATTTCTGATTAATTACATAATGTAGCgaaaatgttttttattcttaattaattgtttaaattaagaTGACATGATAAATAATGTGTGATACCCACAGGCACAATCAAGggtaattttttccttttcacatTATTCtaattgataatatatgtagagcaatgttatgcatacatatttttgtatacataaatgagGACACacatgatatatcattatgtgattaaatattactttattcttaattcaaaataacttaattacttgatgatatatatcaaatgtgtacttaaaatgaatatatatagttttattgttatatgtaTTTAGACCCATATGCAACCATGTAACACAAGGGTGTATGCCCATGCATGTGCATATAAGAGTACACGCTTGTTGTCCCGTAAAGCAGAGGGACACGTGCATGTTGAGATGTGCCAAAATCTGAGAGAGCAGAGTTGGTTCAATGTGACGAACCAGAGAAGCTCAAGAAGAGTAAAAAAGAATTCTGTTTTATTGCTTATGTGTTTGATCTTTACATGTAATGGCTTTATATACTGAAAATTACAATCTATCTACGGCaacataatatttgtacaatctgctcatcaatataaacatgattttagggatgtgATAGCTAATAATCTGGGATGTGATATGGATGATAATTTGCTTGATTTCTGGGATATGATTTGCATGATTTCCAGGGATGTGGATGTGATTCTGATTTTCaatactccccctcaagctggtgGTTTGTAGATGTCATAAACTCCAAGCTTGTGTAAGAGATAAAAATGTTGTCTTGATCCCAGAGGTTTGGTGAATATGTCAGCCAACTGTTCTGTGGTTCGAATGTGGTAAGGTTTTATCAAGCCTTCCTGTATCTTGTCTCTTACAAAGTGACAGTCAATCTCTATATGCTTAGTTCTTTCATGGAAGACTGGATTGGTAGAGATATCCTTTGCTGCCTTATTATCACAGTAGAGTTCAACTGGTTTTGAGATTATTACGCCCAGATCCTCTAATAGACCACGAATCCATATTATTTCACAAGTAGTTTTTGCCATTGCCCGATATTCTGCTTCAGctgaagagagagagacagtAGATTGCTTTTTCGTTTTCCATGATATAAGAGAATCCCCAAGTTTTACACAGAAACCTGTCAGTGATTTTCTTGTCATAGGACACGTACCCCAGTCTGAGTCACAGTAAGCTGTTACTTTCAAGGTTTTATCTCGACGGAATAATAATCCTAGACCTGGACAtccttttagatatttaattaccTTTAAGGCTGCATCCATGTGAGACTGCTTTGGTGCATGCATAAATTGGTTGAGGACGATCCCATCTGCAGACTGAGCAATTTCAATccccaaaaaatattttggaggTCCTAAGTCTTTTATTCTGAAAGACTTATGGAGGTGAGTTTTCAGCTCTTTTATGGCGATTGTGTCATTCCCAGTTATGAGGATATCATCTACATAAACCACGAGGCATATGAATGATTTTCCTTGTCTTTTTGTGAACAAGGCATAATCATGTCTTGACTGTTTGAAACCTAGCTTGATCAATGCTTCTGTGATTTTAGTGTTCCATTGTTGGGATGCTTGTTTCAGGCCATACAAGGATTTTCACAGTTGACATACTAGATTCTCCCCCTGTTTGCGAATTCCGGGTGGAACTTCCATATAAATCTCTTCATCTAAGTCCTCATGAAGAAAGGCATTGTGAACGTCCATCTGATGAAGAGACCAATCATAAGAGGCAGCAAGGGCAAGGAGTGTGCGAACAGTAACATGTTTGATAACAGGCGAAAAAGTCTCTTGATAATCAAGCCCTTCCTGTTGAGTGAACCCTTTTGCaaccaatcgagctttatatCGTTCAATGGAACCATCTGCCCGGTGCTTTATCTTGAAGACCCATTTGCAGTCGATGGGTTTCCTATGAGATGGTCGTGGTACAAGGTCCCACGTTTTATTGAGATACAAAGCTTCTAACTCTTCTGCCATCGCCTGACGCCAATGAGGTAATTGTATTGCTTCTGAATATGAAGTAGGTTCACGATGTGCAGAGATGTGACTGATGCAAGCTCTGTGCCCTGGAGATAACCtgtcataattaatatatcaagaGATTGCATATGGGTTAGATGAAATAGTGAAAACATAGTCAGTGCTCCAAATGGGAGGTTTTGTGGTTCGTGATGATCGTCTCAAGGGAGCCAGATCAGGATCATCAAAGATAACTGGAACATCCACGGATAGGGTAGGTGAAGATGAGTCAGCACTTTGTTCAGATCCTGTCAATGTACCGCTAGTGTTACGAGGCGATGAAATTACCTCATATCTTTCTTTAAGAAACTCATTGTGTGTCATTGGTGACGAACCAGTGGATGTCATACCTTTAATTTCATcagcaaaaggaaaaacatcttTATGAAATGTGACGTCTCTACTGATGAAGATTTTGTTTGTTGTCATATCATATAGGCGATATCCCTTCTGTAGTGGAGGATATCCCATGAATACACAACGAGTTGCTCGGGTGTCAAATTTGTCTGTTTGCTGAAGTTTGGTGGAGTAGCAGAGACACCCAAATACTCTTAAGTGCCTGATGTCTGGTTTTTTGCCAAAGAGAAGTTCATAAGGTGTTTTGTCACCCAGAACCTTGGTTGGCATTCTATTGTTCAGATAGGCTGCCATGACCACATAATCTCCCCAAAATTGAGGTGGTATGTTGGATTGGTGTTTAAGGGCATGGGCTACTTCTAATAGAtttctatgttttctttctACAGTACCATTCTGTTGTGGTGTGTAAGGGCAGGAACTTTCATGAAGAATTCCATAAGAGTCAAGGTAAGTAGTGGTGGTATggttaaaaaaatcttttacatTATCTGTGCAGATTCGATGGACTTTTGTGTGGAATTGAGTTTGGACCATGGAcataaatttcaagaaaaaggtATGTGTTTGGGCTTTTAAACTCATGTGGTATAACCATGTAGCACGTGAGAAGTCATCTATTATGGTAAGAAAGTATTTGGATCCATCATAGTTAGGTGTACTATAAGGTCCCCAAATATCTAAATGTATCAATTGGAACGGTTTTGTGGTTGAAGTAGTGCTTGTGGGAAAGGAAATGCGAGTTTGCTTGGCAAGAGGGCAAATGGGACACTTTGGATATGGGATAGTACTCGAATGCCCTAATCTTTGATGGGAAATTAATGacactttattaatttgatttgtattacaaTGAGAAGAggtaatacaatttttatttaataaaggaaAGGTCTTGGGGTTCAGTGTCCAGTAGTATAACCCATGTTGTTCTTTACCCAAGCCTATCAGATTGCCAGTCAAATAGTCCTGAAATACGCATATAGTAGGTAAAAAGGTTACTACACATTTGTTGTCTGTGCATAGT carries:
- the LOC123203506 gene encoding uncharacterized protein LOC123203506 isoform X1, producing MMMEGEGSSSSKKRGVQNHDDGFINTLFSWSLDDIRNKNLFSHKVEKIPESFESVTQYLGSFVYPLLEETRAELFSPMEIISRAPYAKVDVFRPLGSELFDVKIDYWRNRFSNNGKEPYKTLPGDILILADAKPETISDLERVGRMWSFLSVMTIAEDDNDSTSTYFKVKASKSIQQFEREKSLFVIFLANITTNRRIWKSLNMSRNLKIIKKVLRGNSVSEESCQVCSELNGGILYEKFGSGLSSTLNASQLNAVLACLDGVRCDHKSSVQLIWGPPGTGKTKAVSMLLFTLLKTKCRTLTCAPTNVAITEVASRVLKLLKESIKTDDYGSETLMLPLGDILLFGSKERLKVGQEIEEIYLDYRVKKLSECFGTLTGWRHCFSSMMDLLEDCVSQYHIFLENKLVKKRESTDKNEVKENYRNMEMEGDNEEFKSFLEFVRDRFKHTATPLRNCIFIFCTHIPKRFILESNFQNMIDLISLLDSFETLLFQKNVVSDELQELFSHSVAEEFFSSPGHRNYLLQKRRGECHTVLKNLQDSFNKLKFPSGMNIDSLKAFCFKTASVIFCTASSSFKLHSVAMEPLNVLVIDEAAQLKESESTIPLQLLGLNHTILIGDECQLPAMVKSKVTDEASFGRSLFERLSSLGRSKHLLNTQYRMHPSISCFPNSYFYNNRIWDSPNVKRRINKNVFLPRSPIFRPYSFINILEGREESIGRSWRNMVEVAVVMKILQNLYKDWNDSKQKLSIGIVSPYSAQVQAIEKKLGGKYDDSDDFTVKVKSIDGFQGGEEDIIIISTVRSNERGSIGFLSKPQRINVALTRARHCLWILGNERTLTHGESVWKILINDAKDRCCFFNADEDKDLAKAILEPKKELNELNELLNADSVLFNNQKWKQNRSTKGKATEAGSEEKLDKDSKEALQVHLASGSQWPKNSEKIENKGKGKKKPKRKNKRNEFWRQKDADDEKSILLNAPAVELDVHLNNLFLQQNRSTKGKATEAGSEEKLDKDRKEALQVHLAPGSQWPENSEKIENKGKGMKKPKRKNKRNEFWQQKDADDEKSILLNAPAVEQNRSTKGKATEAGSEDKLDKDSKEALQVHLASGSQWPENSQKIENKGKGKKKPKRKNKRNEFWQQKDADDEKSILLNAPAVEQNRSTKGKATKAGSEEKLDKDSKEALQVHLASGSQRPENSEKIENKGKGMKKPKRKNKRNEFWQQKDADDEKSILLNAPAVEQNRSTKGKATEAGSEDKLDKDSKEALQVHLASGSQWPENSQKIENKGKGKKKPKRKNKRNEFWQQKDADDEKSILLNAPAVEQNRSTKGKATKAGSEEKLDKDSKEALQVHLASGSQRPENSEKIENKGKGMKKPKRKNKRNEFWQQKDADDEKSILLNAPAVEQNRSTKGKATEAGSEDKLDKDSKEALQVHLASGSQWPENSQKIENKGKGKKKPKRKNKRNEFWQQKDADDEKSILLNAPAVEQNRSTKGKATKAGSEEKLDKDSKEVLQVHLASGSQRPENSEKIENKGKGKKRPKRKNKRNAALALDPKALSTTNVKLLAKIALNLAVSNSTSSLKYIDAMAKKEKSSPKLKSAHEFCISQYQYTVNSFKSALSDLDVDPMTANYDAKVASDGASYCADKLKSEGFQSKDGYQ